In Candidatus Kaistella beijingensis, a genomic segment contains:
- a CDS encoding glycosyltransferase, with protein MSNNNFGVNISGYINKQFGLGEGVRSNIRAIKTTDVPYVLNDFNIELSKYVKDDHSQEITKENPYNINLIQINIDQLLKVIEKTDKSYFQDKYNIGFWAWELENFPEESKVFFDLFNEIWVPSNFCTEAISKVSPVPVLKFMHSIAIEEPLFTRKDFDLPEDKFVFFTMFDYYSSIHRKNPIATIDAYEKAFGVNNSEVLLVIKSSLSNEFPKEKSTLMERIGSNKSIVLIEEILERNQLFSLMNCCNCFVSLHRSEGFGLTMAEAMYLGKPVIATGYSANTEFMNLNNSFLVKYSLVKTGKQYYFSTDKDFWADPDCNDAAEKMLFVYENPAEAKKIANRGETDVKRFLSPKLLGEKIKNRLQFINAEIFPRMHDKASSKESLLLLENKIQQQKIEKLRSLWYVKLKENFKNFQNKITGKKRKYMWES; from the coding sequence ATGAGTAATAATAATTTTGGCGTAAATATTTCCGGCTACATTAATAAACAATTTGGACTTGGTGAAGGGGTTCGTTCTAACATTCGAGCCATAAAAACTACGGACGTTCCATATGTTCTCAACGATTTCAATATTGAATTGTCGAAATATGTGAAGGACGACCATTCGCAGGAAATCACTAAAGAAAATCCTTACAACATCAATCTTATACAAATCAACATCGATCAGCTTTTGAAGGTGATTGAAAAAACGGACAAAAGTTATTTTCAGGACAAATATAACATCGGTTTTTGGGCATGGGAACTTGAAAATTTCCCTGAAGAATCCAAAGTTTTTTTCGATCTTTTTAATGAAATTTGGGTGCCGAGTAATTTTTGCACCGAAGCAATTTCAAAAGTTTCTCCTGTTCCGGTGCTCAAATTTATGCATTCCATCGCCATTGAAGAACCTCTTTTTACTCGAAAAGATTTTGATCTTCCGGAAGATAAATTTGTGTTTTTTACCATGTTCGATTATTACAGTTCAATTCATCGAAAAAATCCGATTGCGACAATTGACGCTTATGAAAAAGCTTTTGGAGTAAACAATTCCGAAGTTTTATTGGTTATAAAATCTTCTCTCAGCAACGAATTTCCTAAGGAGAAAAGTACGCTTATGGAAAGAATTGGCTCCAACAAAAGTATTGTGTTGATTGAAGAAATTCTGGAAAGAAATCAGCTGTTCAGTCTCATGAACTGTTGCAACTGTTTTGTTTCCTTACACCGTTCGGAAGGTTTTGGGCTCACGATGGCAGAAGCGATGTATTTGGGAAAACCGGTAATTGCGACAGGATATTCCGCAAATACTGAATTTATGAATTTAAACAATTCTTTTTTGGTGAAGTATAGTTTGGTTAAAACCGGCAAACAGTATTATTTCAGTACAGATAAAGATTTTTGGGCAGATCCTGATTGTAATGATGCGGCGGAAAAAATGCTGTTCGTTTACGAAAATCCTGCCGAAGCAAAGAAAATCGCGAATCGTGGCGAAACTGATGTTAAACGATTTTTGAGCCCAAAACTTTTAGGCGAGAAAATTAAAAACAGACTTCAATTTATCAATGCAGAGATTTTTCCCAGGATGCATGATAAAGCGTCCTCAAAAGAATCATTGCTGTTGCTTGAAAATAAAATTCAGCAACAGAAAATAGAGAAATTAAGAAGTCTTTGGTATGTAAAGCTGAAAGAAAATTTTAAAAATTTCCAAAATAAAATTACCGGAAAAAAGAGAAAATATATGTGGGAATCTTAA
- a CDS encoding class I SAM-dependent methyltransferase, with product MNCNICTHPTEKIFSKKILLKYDADYFRCTNCGFIQTEEPFWLKEAYNSAITSLDIGILDRNKFLLREIPKIIDSCFPEGQIFLDFAGGYGLFVRSMRDLGFNFFRQDFFCENIFANHFDLEDSATKQFDAVTAFEVFEHLENPLPEIENILSYSENIIFSTDIIPDDEKIEDWIYIAHETGQHIAFYTEKSLRIVAENFGKNYYRKKNLHVFTNKTFTQEQLDYAFHDNDLKKDFWGTIKKKNKKFSIRRESYQHRDYLKIKEILKRNA from the coding sequence ATGAATTGTAATATCTGTACACATCCCACCGAAAAAATATTCAGCAAAAAAATATTGTTGAAGTATGATGCAGATTATTTTCGCTGTACTAATTGTGGTTTCATACAAACGGAAGAGCCGTTTTGGCTTAAAGAAGCCTATAATTCTGCCATTACCTCACTTGATATCGGAATATTGGATCGTAATAAATTCTTACTGCGAGAAATACCGAAAATTATTGACAGTTGTTTTCCGGAAGGTCAAATTTTTCTTGATTTTGCAGGTGGTTACGGGCTTTTTGTACGTTCGATGAGAGATTTGGGATTCAATTTCTTCAGACAGGATTTTTTCTGCGAAAATATTTTTGCCAATCACTTTGATCTTGAAGATTCCGCTACAAAACAGTTTGATGCAGTAACTGCTTTTGAGGTTTTTGAACATCTTGAAAATCCGCTTCCTGAAATTGAAAACATCCTTTCTTACTCGGAAAACATAATATTTTCAACAGACATCATTCCGGATGACGAAAAAATTGAGGATTGGATTTACATCGCCCACGAAACCGGACAACATATAGCATTTTACACCGAAAAATCCTTGAGAATTGTAGCAGAAAATTTCGGGAAAAATTATTACAGAAAGAAAAACCTCCATGTATTCACTAATAAAACGTTTACGCAGGAACAGCTAGATTACGCGTTTCATGACAACGATTTAAAAAAAGACTTTTGGGGTACCATTAAAAAGAAAAACAAGAAATTCAGTATACGAAGAGAAAGTTATCAACATCGAGACTACTTGAAAATTAAGGAAATACTAAAACGAAACGCTTAA
- a CDS encoding LTA synthase family protein, whose product MYDYAYQKQPVKLVYWPLNVYLLYPFQIFFGDLRFANLFYLFLGCLILFWNFGNSRKVLFWSLALTFSCPYTFFMIKYGWIDTLAFPFLCLIFVSLKNGKSLYSFIFLGMLMALKLYYVMIFPFLVIYFLRLENTKKDLLKYTLICCIAFLISFLPFVLTDFKSIQYSIQYFSNSKPRMDALSIVGYLYQFGKDFSTIFNLFTLGFALVMYYLFYQAKTISITKLISYISITLFTVFLLAKQSFGNYYYNIILLSVILVVFLLDKSLTPLKNQNEL is encoded by the coding sequence ATGTACGATTACGCCTATCAAAAACAACCCGTAAAATTGGTGTATTGGCCACTCAATGTTTATCTACTTTATCCTTTTCAAATTTTTTTTGGCGATTTGAGGTTTGCAAATTTGTTTTATTTGTTTTTGGGATGTCTAATTCTGTTTTGGAACTTCGGGAATAGCCGAAAAGTTTTGTTTTGGAGTTTAGCTTTGACTTTTTCTTGCCCGTACACATTTTTCATGATCAAATACGGCTGGATTGACACCCTTGCTTTTCCATTTTTATGCCTGATTTTCGTTTCTCTAAAAAACGGAAAATCCCTTTACAGTTTTATTTTTTTGGGAATGTTGATGGCACTTAAACTGTACTACGTAATGATATTCCCGTTCCTCGTGATTTATTTTCTACGGCTGGAAAACACGAAAAAAGATTTGCTAAAATATACATTGATTTGCTGCATTGCTTTTCTCATCTCCTTCTTGCCATTCGTTCTTACAGATTTTAAATCAATTCAATATTCTATTCAATACTTTTCAAACAGTAAACCGAGGATGGATGCTCTTTCTATTGTTGGATATCTGTATCAGTTTGGAAAAGATTTTTCCACAATTTTTAATCTTTTTACCTTAGGATTTGCTTTAGTCATGTATTATCTCTTTTATCAAGCCAAAACAATCAGCATCACAAAGCTTATAAGTTATATTTCCATAACGCTTTTCACCGTATTTTTGCTGGCAAAGCAATCTTTCGGTAACTATTACTACAACATCATTTTGCTCTCGGTAATTTTGGTTGTATTTTTACTTGACAAAAGCTTAACACCATTAAAAAATCAAAATGAATTGTAA
- a CDS encoding CgeB family protein produces the protein MKICVISFDFWNYDSHIVDELRNQGIDAHHINIGAYQHKNFFAKIKNAFSKVVFGRNLKTEKRQKMILDRLNKLGKQDQILVINPELIQREFHLEIKKSTNRYKAYLYDSLSRCPAEHLLDLFDEVFSFDKADAEKHGFQLITNYNYLPENQMDQTPKFDLVYLASFDKRLVDLYEIIKKLEKSGLSVYAKIVGKKSWKKRLFTSKNSSVSYGVKRIRHEEIPGYYKKGKVLLDLIRDKQTGLSFRIFEAMALKKKIITNNHTIKDYDFYNENNILVLNEDFSNLQKSFFETDYQELNPEIYRKYTLENWVKIVFDL, from the coding sequence ATGAAAATCTGCGTAATTAGTTTTGATTTCTGGAATTATGATTCACATATCGTGGATGAATTGCGGAATCAGGGCATTGACGCACATCATATCAATATTGGCGCTTATCAGCATAAAAACTTCTTTGCAAAGATTAAAAATGCCTTTTCTAAAGTAGTTTTCGGGCGTAATTTGAAAACTGAAAAAAGGCAAAAAATGATCCTGGATCGTTTGAATAAACTTGGAAAACAAGACCAGATTTTGGTGATTAATCCGGAACTCATTCAACGCGAGTTTCATCTTGAAATCAAAAAAAGCACGAACCGGTACAAAGCCTATCTTTATGACAGTTTGTCGCGCTGTCCTGCAGAACATCTTTTGGATCTTTTCGACGAAGTTTTTAGTTTTGACAAAGCTGATGCGGAAAAACATGGTTTTCAGCTGATTACAAATTACAATTATTTGCCTGAAAATCAAATGGATCAAACTCCCAAGTTTGATCTAGTTTATTTGGCATCTTTTGACAAAAGATTAGTAGATCTTTATGAAATTATTAAAAAATTAGAGAAATCGGGATTGTCGGTTTACGCCAAAATTGTTGGAAAAAAATCATGGAAAAAAAGACTTTTCACAAGCAAAAATTCTTCTGTAAGTTATGGTGTGAAGAGAATAAGACACGAAGAAATTCCTGGTTATTACAAAAAAGGGAAAGTTTTGCTCGATCTTATTCGTGATAAGCAAACCGGATTAAGCTTCCGGATTTTCGAGGCAATGGCTTTAAAGAAAAAAATAATTACCAACAACCACACGATTAAAGATTACGATTTTTATAACGAAAACAATATTTTGGTGTTGAATGAGGATTTTTCAAATCTTCAAAAATCTTTTTTCGAGACGGACTATCAGGAATTGAACCCTGAAATTTACAGAAAATACACCCTTGAAAACTGGGTGAAAATTGTGTTTGATTTATGA
- the gltX gene encoding glutamate--tRNA ligase — protein sequence MSKVRVRFAPSPTGPLHLGGVRTALYDYLFAKNQGGDFVLRIEDTDTARYVEGAEDYIMEALEWCGIIPDESPKHGGKFAPYRQSERREIYDKYLAQILKTDYAYIAFDTPEELDEIRKEFEQNGEVFAYDNMTRNRLKNSLTLSKEEVQKLIDEKVPYVVRFKMPVDRILNLEDIIRGKFSVNTNTLDDKVLVKNDGMPTYHFANIIDDHEMEISHVIRGEEWLPSLGLHYLLYEAMGWERPEFAHLSLILKPEGKGKLSKRDGDKFGFPVFPLNFKDPETGNISKGYREEGYLPDAFINMVALLGWSPADDKEILTLDEMAKEFDLHKVHKAGARFSKEKAEWFNSEYLKSKSDEEVLALLKNVEGINLENSSDEKLLKVISLMKERATFVKDIYNDGKFFFEAPTYYDEKAVKKAWNEETATILNELSTQLENWDMKPEIIKQKIHDFAESKSLGIGKVMMPLRLSLVGELKGPDVPDILEILGKEESVARIKNAVHQIK from the coding sequence ATGAGCAAAGTAAGAGTGCGTTTTGCACCGAGTCCAACTGGACCATTGCATTTGGGAGGAGTTAGAACCGCGTTGTACGATTACCTTTTTGCCAAAAATCAAGGCGGCGATTTCGTTTTGAGAATTGAAGATACCGATACAGCGAGATATGTGGAAGGTGCGGAAGATTACATCATGGAAGCGTTGGAATGGTGCGGAATTATTCCCGACGAAAGCCCAAAACACGGCGGAAAATTTGCTCCATATCGTCAATCTGAAAGAAGAGAAATCTACGATAAATATTTAGCGCAAATCCTAAAAACCGATTACGCATACATCGCATTCGACACACCCGAAGAATTGGACGAAATCAGAAAAGAGTTTGAACAAAATGGTGAAGTCTTCGCTTACGACAATATGACGAGAAACCGCCTTAAAAATTCTTTGACTTTATCTAAAGAAGAAGTTCAGAAATTAATCGACGAAAAAGTTCCTTATGTCGTTCGCTTCAAAATGCCCGTTGACAGAATTTTGAATTTGGAAGACATCATCCGTGGAAAATTTTCAGTAAATACCAATACTTTAGATGACAAAGTTCTGGTAAAAAACGACGGAATGCCGACTTATCATTTCGCCAACATCATCGATGACCACGAAATGGAGATTTCTCACGTTATTCGTGGCGAAGAATGGCTTCCTTCACTTGGACTTCACTATTTACTATATGAAGCAATGGGTTGGGAAAGACCTGAGTTTGCGCATTTGTCATTAATTCTAAAACCCGAAGGAAAAGGAAAACTTTCAAAAAGAGACGGTGACAAGTTTGGCTTCCCTGTTTTCCCATTAAATTTTAAAGATCCGGAAACGGGAAATATTTCTAAAGGTTATCGTGAAGAAGGTTATCTGCCAGATGCGTTTATTAATATGGTCGCTCTTCTTGGGTGGAGTCCTGCTGATGACAAGGAAATTTTGACTTTGGATGAAATGGCGAAGGAATTTGATTTGCATAAAGTTCATAAAGCCGGTGCAAGATTCAGCAAAGAAAAAGCGGAATGGTTCAATAGCGAATATTTGAAATCAAAATCGGACGAAGAAGTTTTGGCATTATTAAAAAATGTGGAAGGAATCAACCTTGAAAATTCAAGCGACGAAAAATTATTGAAAGTGATTTCATTAATGAAAGAACGGGCAACTTTTGTAAAAGATATATATAACGATGGAAAATTCTTCTTCGAAGCTCCAACTTACTACGATGAAAAGGCGGTAAAAAAAGCCTGGAATGAAGAAACTGCAACTATTTTGAATGAACTTTCCACCCAACTTGAAAATTGGGACATGAAACCTGAAATCATCAAACAAAAAATTCACGATTTTGCCGAATCCAAATCACTTGGAATTGGAAAAGTGATGATGCCTTTAAGACTGAGTCTAGTTGGTGAATTGAAAGGTCCCGATGTTCCAGATATTTTAGAAATCCTCGGAAAAGAGGAAAGTGTCGCAAGAATAAAAAATGCTGTTCATCAAATCAAGTGA
- a CDS encoding phosphomannose isomerase type II C-terminal cupin domain — MLEIGERPWGKYFVLEDEPNYKLKRIEVNPGHRLSYQYHHHRQEFWTIVEGEAVVVLDEVEHVLKYGESIFIPLGAKHRIENRGTEILVFVEVQTGSYFGEDDIVRIEDDFGRSK, encoded by the coding sequence ATGTTAGAAATCGGCGAAAGACCGTGGGGAAAATATTTTGTTTTGGAAGATGAGCCCAACTATAAATTGAAAAGAATCGAGGTAAATCCAGGACACAGACTTTCTTATCAGTACCATCATCACAGGCAGGAGTTTTGGACGATTGTGGAAGGAGAAGCAGTTGTGGTTTTGGATGAAGTAGAACACGTCTTAAAATATGGTGAAAGCATCTTTATACCACTTGGCGCAAAACACCGAATCGAAAACCGTGGGACTGAAATTTTGGTTTTTGTGGAAGTACAAACTGGGAGTTATTTCGGGGAAGATGATATTGTGAGAATTGAAGACGATTTTGGCAGGAGTAAATAA
- a CDS encoding glycosyltransferase family 2 protein codes for MTTSVALCTFNGEKFLRQQIDSILNQSIKVDEIVVCDDRSTDSTLKILEEYQQNFPNVFKIHQNENNLGSVKNFEKAIRLCENEIIFLSDQDDEWLPEKVNDYCKFFSDVEDVSVLCSTGFAMDEEGKILDKLSVWDAPEIISENGSQINFFESIAFIRNIATGASMAIRKSFLPEILPVPQTENIHHDEWIALVASYYNKFHFLQRKYFKYRFHQNQLVGGVFFDNTEVWKSYLKKFYSGSNQIRDFKMYRKHLRSLKNSMKKFAILAEKSQIQNQMLEQCLLMANERYYNLKIQVKKEFPIQSMFLKK; via the coding sequence ATGACCACTTCAGTTGCATTGTGTACTTTTAATGGTGAAAAATTTCTCCGCCAACAAATTGATTCAATCTTGAACCAATCGATAAAAGTTGATGAAATTGTAGTCTGTGATGACCGTTCTACCGATTCGACCTTGAAAATTTTGGAAGAATATCAACAAAATTTTCCAAATGTTTTCAAGATACATCAAAATGAAAACAATCTTGGAAGTGTTAAAAATTTTGAAAAAGCAATTCGACTTTGCGAAAACGAGATTATTTTTTTGAGCGATCAGGATGATGAATGGTTGCCCGAAAAAGTTAATGACTACTGTAAATTTTTTAGCGATGTAGAAGATGTTTCTGTACTCTGCTCAACTGGTTTTGCGATGGATGAAGAGGGCAAAATTTTAGATAAGTTAAGTGTTTGGGACGCTCCCGAAATTATTTCTGAAAACGGCTCACAAATTAATTTCTTTGAATCGATCGCATTTATAAGAAATATTGCGACCGGTGCTTCAATGGCGATCCGCAAAAGTTTTCTCCCGGAAATTCTACCAGTTCCACAAACTGAAAACATTCATCATGATGAATGGATTGCTTTGGTAGCTTCTTATTATAACAAATTTCACTTTCTGCAGCGCAAATATTTTAAATACAGATTTCACCAAAATCAGCTGGTTGGTGGTGTCTTCTTTGATAACACAGAGGTTTGGAAATCCTATTTAAAAAAATTCTATTCAGGGTCAAACCAAATAAGAGATTTCAAAATGTATCGCAAGCATTTACGAAGCCTGAAAAATTCAATGAAAAAATTTGCAATTTTAGCGGAGAAATCACAAATTCAAAATCAAATGTTGGAACAGTGTCTTTTGATGGCAAATGAACGATATTACAATTTGAAGATTCAAGTGAAGAAAGAATTTCCTATACAATCAATGTTCTTAAAAAAATGA
- a CDS encoding acetyl-CoA carboxylase carboxyltransferase subunit alpha encodes MEYLNFELPIKELMDQYQTCSLVGEESGVDVKLACSQIEDKIIEKKKEIYGNLTPWQRVQLSRHPDRPYTLDFIKGIVDKDSFLELHGDRNFADDPAMIGGLAKIDGKSVMIIGTQKGRTTKERQLRRFGMSNPEGYRKALRLMKLAEKFHIPVISLIDTPGAYPGLEAEERGQGEAIARNIYEMTMLKTPIFVYIIGEGASGGALGIGVGNKVYMLENTWYTVIAPESCSSILWRNWDHKEDAANALKLTPHDALKEKFIDGIIEEPLGGAHYEPQVAYDHLKASILQNIKAFSKFTGKELETQRQDKFIAMGQFKG; translated from the coding sequence ATGGAATACTTAAATTTTGAACTTCCGATAAAAGAATTGATGGATCAGTATCAAACCTGTTCATTGGTCGGTGAAGAAAGTGGAGTAGACGTGAAACTTGCCTGTTCGCAAATCGAAGATAAAATTATAGAAAAGAAAAAAGAAATCTACGGAAATCTTACACCGTGGCAAAGAGTTCAACTTTCTCGTCATCCAGATCGTCCTTATACATTGGATTTTATTAAAGGAATCGTTGATAAAGACAGTTTTCTGGAACTTCACGGTGACCGAAATTTTGCTGACGATCCCGCAATGATTGGCGGACTTGCAAAAATTGACGGAAAATCGGTGATGATTATTGGAACTCAAAAAGGGAGAACCACTAAAGAAAGGCAGCTTCGCAGATTCGGAATGAGCAATCCTGAAGGTTACCGAAAAGCATTGCGTTTGATGAAACTGGCGGAAAAATTTCACATTCCCGTAATTTCTTTAATCGATACACCGGGAGCTTATCCAGGTTTAGAAGCCGAAGAAAGAGGACAAGGTGAAGCCATCGCAAGAAATATCTACGAAATGACCATGCTTAAAACTCCGATTTTTGTTTACATCATCGGTGAGGGAGCAAGTGGTGGAGCTTTAGGAATAGGCGTCGGAAATAAAGTGTACATGCTTGAAAATACATGGTACACCGTAATTGCACCAGAAAGTTGTTCGTCAATTCTATGGAGAAACTGGGATCACAAAGAAGATGCAGCAAATGCTTTAAAATTAACTCCACATGATGCACTAAAAGAAAAATTCATCGATGGAATTATCGAGGAACCACTTGGTGGAGCACATTACGAACCGCAAGTTGCGTATGATCATTTGAAAGCTTCGATTCTTCAAAACATCAAAGCGTTTTCAAAATTCACAGGAAAAGAATTGGAAACCCAAAGACAGGACAAATTCATCGCAATGGGTCAGTTTAAGGGATAA